One window from the genome of Podospora pseudocomata strain CBS 415.72m chromosome 6, whole genome shotgun sequence encodes:
- a CDS encoding hypothetical protein (COG:V; EggNog:ENOG503PX77) translates to MLPSLALLPAIAGLLPSVSAAALSSNAQKIEDRAITPLACLFFGDIVSPWWLNRCKQHLDMVVIDLRSAEEYAVSHIPGSISAPFEPISAWSQMGPGDLLLELPEYNDLAAFLGSIGVGNSPSTATKIVLVNGVGVPAFPQAAGPRVALTLKFAGLSTGRVAILDGGFPAWTSESLPSTTEVPVPVPKTFISSPDRSFLVDINYVASKINKNRQGIFILDGRDQAVYNGSVLEEWAQRPGHIPSAKNLPTQKVWNPDGSFKSTFELLALLRQQIGYGASRSYGEIIVSCGVGGYASGLYWVLTRMLGFDNVKFFDGSAQQWSNEGYPMEL, encoded by the coding sequence ATGCTGCCTTCTCTGGCTCTCCTTCCGGCCATtgccggcctcctcccctccgtctCGGCTGCGGCTCTCTCGAGCAACGCCCAAAAGATCGAAGACCGTGCCATCACTCCCCTTGCATGCCTCTTCTTTGGTGATATCGTTTCGCCATGGTGGCTCAATAGATGCAAGCAGCACCTCGACATGGTGGTCATTGACCTCCGGTCCGCTGAAGAGTATGCCGTTTCCCACATCCCCGGCAGTATCAGCGCTCCCTTTGAGCCCATCTCCGCCTGGTCTCAGATGGGCCCCGGCGATctccttctcgagctcccaGAGTACAATGAcctcgccgccttcctcGGCTCCATCGGCGTGGGaaactccccatccaccgccaccaagaTCGTTCTCGTCAACGGCGTCGGTGTTCCCGCCTTCCCTCAGGCTGCCGGGCCCCGTGTGGCCCTGACCCTCAAGTTTGCCGGTCTCTCCACGGGCCGTGTTGCTATCCTGGATGGTGGATTCCCTGCCTGGACCTCCGAGTCTCttcccagcaccaccgaggTTCCCGTCCCTGTTCCCAAGACCTTCATCTCCTCTCCTGACAGGAGCTTCCTCGTCGACATCAACTACGTCGCCTccaagatcaacaagaaCAGACAGggcatcttcatcctcgacggccgTGACCAGGCTGTCTACAACGGCTCTGTCCTCGAAGAGTGGGCTCAGAGACCCGGCCACATCCCTTCGGCCAAGAACCTCCCCACACAGAAGGTCTGGAACCCGGATGGAAGCTTCAAGAGCACCTTTGAACTTCTCGCCCTGCTCCGCCAGCAAATCGGCTATGGCGCTTCTCGTTCATACGGTGAGATCATTGTGAGCTGCGGCGTTGGTGGATACGCCTCGGGGCTTTACTGGGTGCTCACGAGAATGCTTGGATTCGACAATGTGAAGTTCTTTGACGGAAGCGCCCAGCAGTGGAGCAATGAGGGCTACCCTATGGAGTTGTAG
- a CDS encoding hypothetical protein (EggNog:ENOG503P4GH; COG:S) — MSATEASPPFVEPYPGYAAENKGPTILGVTSAMTLLGIVFVAARVYSRVISMGKIYLDDYITLFSITLCVIYVGLAGAAISHGGGRHLDTLSPEDVKKALYYTVISFVPGVSSFTIPKFAVVVLLRKILNPGRAHRMVMWVVSVIYGLLAIGMLVINFAQCTPARAQWLDAPGKCWDRQITVDYAMALGIYSVLFDFYLAIYPTVVLFQLQLNWRKKLALSSSLGFGYCAGVITCYKCYTLSGLLEVVDFTYTVDDVVLWTNIEANCVIIGACIPCLYPLIRKLFGNSALGGTSGPTGGNSKSGGGYRGNTGRTNTVVTIGSYAKNKGRSRNKSISQLDTINDMDADSKYIILEERSFHCSTAELTEPDAVAANVQNEHRKPERVAKPDGW, encoded by the exons ATGTCTGCCACTGAagcttctccccctttcgTGGAGCCCTATCCTGGGTATGCGGCCGAAAATAAGGGCCCAACCATCCTAGGCGTCACGTCGGCCATGACGTTGCTGGGCATCGTGTTTGTGGCGGCAAGAGTGTACAGCAGAGTGATCTCGATGGGCAAGATCTACCTCGACGACTACATCACTCTCTTTTCCATT ACTCTCTGTGTTATATATGTTGGACTGGCTGGTGCCGCCATTTcgcatggtggtggtagacATCTCGATACCCTAAGCCCTGAAGATGTCAAAAAAGCCCTCTATTACACCGTCATCTCGTTCGTACCTGGCGTGTCGTCCTTTACGATCCCCAAGTTTGCCGTGGTGGTTTTGCTGCGCAAGATCTTGAACCCGGGCCGGGCGCACCGCATGGTCATGTGGGTGGTTTCGGTCATCTATGGCCTCCTCGCCATTGGCATGCTCGTCATCAACTTTGCCCAGTGCACCCCAGCTCGTGCGCAGTGGTTGGACGCCCCAGGCAAATGCTGGGACCGTCAGATCACGGTCGACTATGCCATGGCCCTCGGAATTTATTCGGTTCTTTTCGACTTTTATCTCGCCATCTATCCCACCGTCGTTCTTTTCCAGCTGCAGCTTAattggaggaagaagctggctctttcgtcgtcgttgggCTTCGGATACTGTGCCGGTGTCATCACTTGCTACAAGTGCTACACGTTGAGTGGCCTCCTCGAGGTCGTGGACTTTACGTATACCGTCGACGATGTGGTTCTCTGGACAAA TATCGAAGCAAACTGCGTCATCATTGGCGCCTGCATTCCCTGCCTCTACCCCCTCATCAGGAAGCTATTCGGCAACTCTGCTCTCGGGGGCACCTCTGGTCCAACGGGCGGCAACTCCAAATCAGGGGGCGGGTACCGTGGAAACACTGGACGCACCAACACCGTCGTCACCATAGGATCTTATGCTAAGAACAAAGGACGCTCGCGCAACAAGTCCATCTCGCAGCTGGACACCATCAACGACATGGATGCCGACAGCAAATACATCATCCTCGAGGAGCGCTCGTTCCACTGCAGCACCGCCGAGCTGACGGAACCGGATGCCGTGGCGGCGAATGTGCAAAATGAGCACAGGAAGCCCGAGCGGGTAGCAAAACCAGACGGATGGTGA
- a CDS encoding hypothetical protein (EggNog:ENOG503NV98; COG:Q) codes for MDFFDDLINLNFDLDPTTALTLAAGSFAVWYITTAFISWYRYRHLPGPFVAKFSYIWQVYTIATGRVKENYINLREYGPLVLTAPGTVVTSDPEIFRRANGARSKYDRSPWYAAGKFKHDTTNMGTLIDTPEHDAIKSKTAGPYAGREAEGGLESVVDAQLVRLVDLIKRKYVSRNGELVQTDFSKISRFFTLDVISKLLFGTPWGHLDEGIDVLGWCVAMDDRLVLMFLMMELPALRYLFGGSYGLLRWFGPQPGDKFGLGVVMGYVNKLIGEHFTDKDLKQKDMMSGFIRNGLSEMECQGEALLVILAGSDTSAGTIRSTILYLMSNPQAYGRFKREIKEALQQGKVSSPITNEEALKLPYLQAIITEASRIGTPLTFGHYKVVPKGGDTVNGMYLPAGTEIGHNALSLTHNKEIFGEDADIFRPERFLEADPERKARMLKALDMLFGSGRWTCAGKNLALMELNKIFFELLRHFDFQIVNVQNPVKERAYLTKLHEDMFVRITETDWSTI; via the exons ATGGACTTCTTCGACGACCTGATCAACCTTAACTTCGACCTCgaccccaccaccgccctcaccctcgcagCAGGCTCCTTCGCAGTCTGgtacatcaccaccgcttTCATCTCCTGGTACCGCTaccgccacctccccggCCCCTTCGTCGCCAAGTTCTCCTACATCTGGCAGGTCTACACCATCGCCACCGGCCGCGTCAAAGAAAACTACATCAACCTCCGCGAGTATGGCCCCCTCGTTTTGACCGCCCCGGGCACCGTCGTCACCAGCGATCCCGAAATCTTCCGCAGGGCCAACGGTGCCAGGAGCAAGTATGATCGATCCCCTTGGTACGCGGCCGGCAAGTTCAAGCATGATACCACCAATATGGGGACTTTGATCGACACCCCCGAACATGATGCGATCAAGTCCAAGACTGCCGGGCCCTACGCCGGGAGGGAGGCAGAGGGTGGGTTGGAAAGTGTCGTTGATGCCCAACTGGTGAGACTTGTGGATTTGATCAAGCGAAAGTATGTCTCTAGGAACGGGGAGTTGGTGCAGACGGACTTTTCCAAGATCTCGCGGTTCTTTACACTGGATGTGATCTCCAAGCTGCTCTTTGGGACCCCGTGGGGCCATCTGGATGAGGGGATCGATGTACTTGGTTGGTGTGTGGCGATGGACGacaggttggtgttgatgttcttgatgatggagcTTCCTGCGTTGAGGTACCTCTTTGGCGGAAGCTATGGGCTATTGAGATGGTTTGGACCGCAGCCAGGCGATAAGTTTGGGTTGGGAGTGGTCATGGGCTACGTTAACAAGCTCATTGGAGAGCATTTTACCGACAAGGATTTGAAGCAAAAGGACATGATGAGCGGCTTCATTCGCAACGGACTGTCAGAGATGGAATGCCAGGGTGAGGCACTCCTTGTAATTTTGGCGGGCTCCGATACTTCTGCG GGAACCATCcgctccaccatcctctaCCTCATgtccaacccccaagccTACGGCCGCTTCAAGAGGGAGATCAAAGAAGCCCTGCAGCAAGGCAAagtctcctcccccatcaccaacgaagAAGCCCTCAAGCTCCCCTACCTccaagccatcatcaccgaagCTTCCCGGATCGGCACCCCCTTGACCTTTGGCCACTACAAGGTCGTCCCCAAGGGCGGCGATACTGTGAACGGGATGTACCTTCCGGCAGGAACGGAAATCGGACATAACGCCCTCTCGTTGACGCACAATAAGGAGATCTTTGGTGAGGACGCGGATATCTTCAGACCGGAGAGGTTTCTGGAGGCGGACCCGGAGAGGAAGGCACGCATGTTGAAGGCGTTGGATATGCTGTTTGGGTCGGGGAGGTGGACTTGCGCAGGCAAGAACTTGGCGCTGATGGAGTTGAATAAAATTTTCTTTGAG TTGCTGAGGCACTTTGACTTTCAGATTGTCAATGTGCAGAACCCGGTCAAGGAGAGGGCGTATTTGACTAAGTTGCATGAGGATATGTTTGTGAGGATTACGGAGACGGATTGGAGTACTATTTGA
- a CDS encoding hypothetical protein (COG:F; EggNog:ENOG503NVC6) — translation MSPRNANGLYLIMGGHSHTPLGDFAGAVGKYPTIVENSEGEEVVIVQAYRWGEYLGYIDDEDLQSQIDGWRKPFEEFAAQVVGESKVVLDQSLCLQQECLLGNFMADAMLQYRVNNTTPETAPAFALINAGGVRATIDEGPITRGEVLTSFPFGNSIFEISMSGERLWSALEGIMSKVNQVNGCPVTSLLQVSRGIVIEYNPDASATTKLVAVTIGSKPLDKAAEYRIVTLDFLAGGGDNFFDPPFKNPVVLDTQDTVLVDYIGYTTPVDIKFEGRIKPISRCRQKFLAKKAKRAADQGPMKA, via the exons ATGTCTCCCCGCAACGCCAACGGCCTGTACTTGATCATGGGAGGCCACAGCCACACCCCGCTGGGTGACTTTGCCGGTGCGGTGGGCAAGTACCCGACCATTGTTGAGAACtcggagggcgaggaggtggttATCGTGCAGGCGTATCGGTGGGGCGAGTACCTTGGTTACATTGAC GACGAGGATCTGCAAAGTCAGATTGACGGGTGGAGGAAGCCTTTTGAAGAGTTTGCCGCCCAGGTTGTGGGAGAGAGcaaggtggtgttggaccAGTCCTTGTGCCTGCAGCAAGAGTGCCTGTTGGGCAACTTCATGGCCGA TGCCATGCTCCAGTACCgtgtcaacaacaccacccctgAGACGGCCCCGGCCTTTGCCCTCATCAACGCTGGCGGTGTTCGCGCCACCATTGACGAAGGCCCCATCACCCGGGGAGAGgtcctcacctccttcccctttggCAACTCCATTTTTGAGATTTCCATGTCGGGTGAGCGCCTCTGGTCGGCTCTTGAGGGCATCATGTCCAAGGTCAACCAGGTCAACGGCTGTCCCGTCACCTCCCTGTTGCAGGTCAGCCGCGGAATCGTCATCGAGTACAACCCTGACGCCTCGGCTACCACCAAACTCGTTGCTGTCACGATTGGCAGCAAGCCCCTGGACAAGGCGGCCGAGTACCGCATTGTGACTCTGGATTTCCtggctggaggtggtgacaaCTTCTTTGACCCCCCCTTCAAGAACCCGGTCGTCCTCGACACCCAAGATACAGTCTTGGTTGACTACATTGGGTACACTACACCGGTGGATATCAAGTTCGAAGGCAGAATTAAGCCTATCAGCAGGTGCAGACAAAAGTTTCTGGCCAAAAAGGCTAAGCGGGCGGCTGATCAGGGGCCAATGAAGGCGTAA
- a CDS encoding hypothetical protein (COG:Q; EggNog:ENOG503NWCS), with product MGKVGFSHEFRSIEAGKEHKMLHLLESMFGEIGQMGELTWLLSIAQNLKLSKTAAEFDQLTMLMADRRAAAEDNNKGDILQHFLDDMRSEKPIAFTNKNILYSDAALVLTGATDTIGAVLAHLFYQLANHPHYQDLLHVQLQKAYGKTIPDEFTNQNLSKIPLLDALINETMRVDNPIASNDPRRTPPEGITVDGVHIPGGVAVQVPAYALHRSEQFYAEPAQFGPERRLDDNKEYVKNAEAFIPFIVGPNNCVGKRMTMSVLQLVMGLFHVEF from the exons ATGGGAAAGGTTGGGTTTTCGCACGAGTTCCGATCGATTGAAGCCGGAAAGGAACACAAGATGCTACACTTGTTAGAGAGCATGTTTGGAGAGATTGGACAAATGGGAGAATTGACGTGGCTACTTAGCATTGCCCAGAATCTGAAGCTGAGCAAGACAGCCGCCGAGTTTGACCAGTTGACAATGTTGATGGCTGATAGGAGGGCCGCG GCggaagacaacaacaagggcgACATCCTGCAGCACTTCCTGGACGACATGAGATCCGAAAAGCCAATTGCCTTTACCAACAAAAACATCTTGTACTCGGACGCGGCTTTGGTCCTGACCGGAGCGAC TGATACCATCGGTGCCGTCCTCGCCCACCTGTTCTACCAGCtcgccaaccacccccactACCAAGACCTCCTCCACGTCCAACTTCAAAAGGCCTACGGCAAAACCATCCCAGACGAATTCACCAACCAAAACCTCTCcaaaatccccctcctcgacgcCCTCATCAACGAAACAATGCGTGTCGACAACCCGATCGCCAGCAACGACCCCAGACGGACACCCCCCGAAGGCATCACGGTCGATGGCGTCCACATCCCCGGGGGCGTGGCGGTCCAGGTCCCGGCGTACGCCCTCCACCGCAGCGAACAATTCTACGCCGAGCCAGCTCAGTTTGGGCCGGAAAGGCGGCTGGACGACAACAAAGAGTATGTCAAAAATGCCGAGGCGTTCATACCCTTTATTGTCGGTCCGAATAACTGTGTCGGCAAGAGGATGACCATGAGCGTACTTCAGCTTGTGATGGGCCTTTTTCATGTTGAATTTTGA